From one Thalassobaculum sp. OXR-137 genomic stretch:
- a CDS encoding thiamine pyrophosphate-binding protein: MTTNEMTGGEALARMLQAFETGPMFGMGGFQLLPFYDAARRLGLKHYLINDERCGAFAADAYAKVTGRVGVVDATLGPGATNLVTALVESLNAGIPIVAIVGDSHRLHSWKNMTQESRQLDILRPAVKEVLRVEYIERIPELVRRAFAVATSGRPGPVVLDVPEDICHGTYGFDEEEFVVDPIHRAAPALRSRPDATALDTAVDMLASAERPLMLCGGGVHISRAADSVTAFAEATNMPVAHTMSGKGAIACTHPLSAGLFGRYDRIANTLIDEADVLFVVGCKLGEIATKRYTVPPKGKTVIHLDIVAEEMGRTLMPALSLWGDAKATLDELRNALAGRGLKEKLADWAADVPKRMAAWRQDVDGRLNDDASPINMARLLNELNKALPADATLVADGGFAAHWGGLVYDTKQAGRGFVPDRGFASIGYGVPGGIGAALGAQHDGLGPVVALTGDGGFNMVLGELETARRLGLAFTVIVVNNAASGYVKALQHLMYGEGNYQSSDLAETNYAEVVSAFGCQGIRVETPDEIAPALAKALAETGRPTVLDVVVTRDPAKMLPAVDNRTVQVKKGDRVA; encoded by the coding sequence ATGACCACCAACGAGATGACCGGCGGCGAAGCGCTGGCGCGAATGCTGCAGGCCTTCGAGACCGGCCCGATGTTCGGCATGGGCGGCTTCCAGCTCCTGCCGTTCTACGACGCCGCCCGCCGCCTCGGGCTCAAGCATTACCTGATCAACGACGAGCGCTGCGGCGCCTTCGCCGCGGATGCCTATGCCAAGGTCACCGGCCGGGTCGGCGTGGTCGACGCCACCCTCGGCCCGGGGGCGACCAACCTGGTCACCGCCCTGGTGGAGAGCCTGAACGCCGGCATCCCCATCGTCGCCATCGTCGGCGACAGCCACCGGCTGCATTCCTGGAAGAACATGACGCAGGAATCCCGACAGCTCGACATCCTGCGCCCGGCGGTGAAGGAGGTGCTGCGGGTCGAGTATATCGAGCGCATCCCCGAGCTGGTGCGCCGCGCCTTCGCCGTCGCCACCTCCGGGCGGCCCGGCCCGGTTGTGCTCGACGTGCCGGAGGACATTTGCCACGGCACCTACGGCTTCGACGAGGAGGAGTTTGTCGTCGACCCGATCCACCGCGCCGCCCCGGCCCTGCGCAGCCGGCCGGACGCCACCGCGCTCGACACCGCCGTCGACATGCTGGCCTCGGCCGAGCGGCCGCTGATGCTCTGCGGTGGCGGCGTGCATATCAGCCGGGCGGCCGACAGCGTCACCGCCTTCGCCGAGGCGACTAACATGCCGGTCGCCCACACCATGTCCGGCAAGGGCGCCATCGCCTGCACCCATCCGCTGTCGGCCGGCTTGTTCGGGCGCTACGACCGGATCGCCAACACACTGATCGATGAGGCCGACGTCCTGTTCGTGGTCGGCTGCAAGCTCGGCGAGATCGCGACCAAGCGCTACACCGTGCCGCCCAAGGGCAAGACCGTCATCCATCTGGATATCGTCGCCGAGGAGATGGGCCGCACCCTGATGCCGGCGCTCAGCCTGTGGGGAGACGCCAAGGCGACTCTGGACGAGCTGCGCAATGCACTGGCCGGGCGCGGGCTGAAGGAGAAGCTGGCCGACTGGGCGGCGGATGTGCCCAAGCGCATGGCCGCCTGGCGCCAGGACGTGGACGGCCGGCTGAACGACGATGCCTCGCCGATCAACATGGCCCGGCTGCTGAACGAGCTGAACAAGGCGCTGCCCGCCGACGCGACCCTGGTGGCCGATGGCGGCTTCGCGGCCCATTGGGGCGGGCTGGTCTACGACACCAAGCAGGCGGGCCGAGGCTTCGTGCCGGACCGCGGGTTCGCCTCCATCGGCTACGGCGTGCCGGGCGGGATCGGGGCCGCGCTGGGCGCACAGCATGACGGGCTCGGCCCGGTGGTGGCGCTGACCGGGGATGGCGGCTTTAACATGGTGCTGGGCGAGCTGGAGACGGCGCGGCGCCTGGGCCTGGCCTTCACGGTGATCGTCGTGAACAATGCCGCGTCCGGCTACGTGAAGGCGCTGCAGCACCTGATGTACGGGGAGGGGAACTACCAGTCCTCCGACCTGGCGGAGACCAACTATGCCGAGGTGGTGAGCGCCTTCGGCTGCCAGGGCATCCGGGTGGAGACCCCCGACGAGATCGCCCCGGCGCTGGCCAAGGCGCTGGCGGAGACGGGTCGGCCGACGGTGCTCGACGTGGTGGTGACCCGCGACCCGGCGAAGATGCTGCCGGCGGTGGATAACCGCACCGTGCAGGTGAAGAAGGGCGACCGGGTGGCGTAA
- a CDS encoding glutathione S-transferase family protein, with the protein MKLYYTPNSPYARICRVTAIESGLGEQLELDWVGLRTPDSPVIPISPLGRVPLLEDGDLVLSEARHICAYLDEKSGKQTVAPYGDWPAVASEAQSLAFLDVATVWSRETRRQEEDRSKFMLDVADIQVRRGLAHLNKTLSVPAGAPPISFDTLCIVAGIGMMEFYELVPDWRKTYPTLAAWSDAYDTVESIATSKPSQDALRPLTR; encoded by the coding sequence ATGAAGCTCTATTACACCCCGAACTCGCCCTATGCCCGGATCTGCCGGGTCACCGCGATCGAGAGCGGCCTCGGCGAGCAACTGGAGCTCGACTGGGTCGGCCTGCGCACCCCCGACAGCCCGGTCATCCCGATCTCGCCGCTCGGTCGGGTGCCGCTGCTGGAGGATGGCGACCTCGTCCTGTCCGAAGCCCGGCACATCTGCGCCTATCTCGACGAGAAGTCGGGCAAACAGACCGTTGCCCCGTACGGCGACTGGCCGGCGGTGGCCTCGGAGGCCCAGTCGCTCGCCTTCCTCGACGTGGCCACCGTCTGGTCGCGCGAGACGCGCCGCCAGGAGGAGGACCGCTCCAAGTTCATGCTCGACGTGGCCGACATCCAGGTCCGCCGCGGCCTCGCCCATCTGAACAAGACCCTGAGCGTGCCGGCGGGGGCGCCGCCGATCAGCTTCGACACGCTCTGCATCGTTGCCGGCATCGGCATGATGGAGTTCTACGAGCTGGTGCCGGACTGGCGGAAGACCTACCCGACCCTCGCCGCCTGGTCCGACGCCTACGACACGGTGGAGTCGATCGCCACCAGCAAACCCAGCCAGGACGCTCTGCGTCCTCTCACGCGCTGA
- a CDS encoding CaiB/BaiF CoA-transferase family protein yields the protein MSALPLDGVRIFDLTRILAGPTATQLLGDLGADVIKIERPGQGDDTRKWGPPYVKGPDGEDTTESAYYLCANRSKRSITIDLASADGIALAKRLLAECDVLVENFKVGSLAKLGLGYDQLKEEFPGLVYCSVTGFGQTGPYAERAGYDFLAQGMGGIMSVTGTPGVEPVKVGVGIADVMTGMYAATNILAALRHRDRTGEGQHIDVCLLDTQVAWLVNEGTNYLVSGEVPKPMGNEHPNIVPYKVFPTADGHVILACGNDRQFQGWCDVAGAHELKNNPDYATNPLRLKNRVALYAAMPDYMMTKTTDEWVAALEAAKVPCGPVNTIDRAFADPQVQARGMRIDLPHPLAGEGTVPLIANPVKLSGTPVRYRYAPPTLGQHTDEVLAEILGLSAEEIAAERDKGAV from the coding sequence ATGTCCGCCCTTCCGCTCGACGGCGTGCGCATCTTCGACCTGACGCGCATCCTTGCCGGCCCCACCGCCACCCAGCTTCTCGGCGATCTCGGTGCCGATGTGATCAAGATCGAACGGCCGGGCCAGGGCGACGACACGCGCAAATGGGGGCCGCCCTATGTGAAGGGGCCGGACGGCGAGGACACGACCGAGAGCGCCTATTACCTCTGCGCCAACCGCTCCAAGCGCTCGATCACCATCGACCTTGCCAGCGCCGACGGCATCGCCCTGGCCAAGCGGCTCCTGGCCGAATGCGACGTGCTGGTGGAGAACTTCAAGGTCGGCTCGCTCGCCAAGCTCGGTCTCGGCTACGACCAGCTCAAGGAGGAGTTCCCGGGCCTGGTCTACTGCTCGGTCACCGGCTTTGGGCAGACCGGCCCCTATGCGGAACGGGCGGGCTACGACTTCCTGGCTCAGGGGATGGGCGGGATCATGTCTGTCACCGGCACGCCGGGGGTGGAACCGGTGAAGGTCGGGGTCGGCATCGCCGACGTGATGACCGGCATGTACGCCGCCACCAACATTCTCGCCGCCCTGCGCCACCGCGACCGGACGGGCGAGGGTCAGCATATCGACGTCTGTCTGCTCGACACCCAGGTGGCCTGGCTGGTGAACGAGGGGACCAACTACCTGGTCTCCGGCGAGGTGCCGAAGCCCATGGGCAACGAGCACCCGAACATCGTGCCCTACAAGGTGTTCCCCACGGCAGACGGCCACGTCATCCTGGCCTGCGGCAACGACCGGCAGTTCCAGGGCTGGTGCGACGTGGCCGGGGCGCACGAGCTGAAGAACAATCCGGATTACGCCACCAACCCGCTGCGCCTGAAGAACCGGGTCGCGCTCTACGCGGCGATGCCCGACTACATGATGACCAAGACCACCGACGAGTGGGTGGCGGCGCTGGAGGCGGCCAAGGTGCCGTGCGGGCCGGTGAACACCATCGACCGCGCCTTCGCCGACCCGCAGGTGCAGGCGCGCGGGATGCGCATCGACCTGCCCCACCCGCTGGCAGGCGAGGGGACGGTGCCGCTGATCGCCAACCCCGTGAAGCTGTCCGGCACGCCGGTGCGCTACCGCTACGCCCCGCCCACCCTGGGCCAGCATACCGACGAGGTGCTGGCGGAGATTCTCGGCCTGTCCGCCGAGGAGATCGCCGCCGAAAGGGACAAGGGTGCCGTCTGA
- a CDS encoding DMT family transporter, translating into MPSDLSVEQAIDRRRLTVAALFMTGAASLVAATTLMAKVLGQDLLGPPLPGFMVSAGRFLFAWMALVPVILIMRPGFAGTKWRLHVYRSVSGWATVTCIFTAAALMPLGDATAISFLNPLIAMVLAIPLLGERVGPWRWGAAAAAVLGALVLIRPGMAAFQPAALIALGAAVFGAFEVIFVKQLAGKAEGGGEPPVRILFVNNSIGATVALCVALTVWQWPTQQQWMVLAAIGFTMVTAQSLFIQAMKRADASYVIPFFYATLVFAALYDAAVFGVIPMPLSIVGAALIVTGAIVLVWRERVNRVVEET; encoded by the coding sequence GTGCCGTCTGACCTGTCCGTGGAGCAGGCGATCGATCGCCGCCGGCTGACGGTCGCCGCCCTGTTCATGACCGGGGCAGCCTCGCTGGTGGCGGCCACCACACTGATGGCCAAGGTACTGGGCCAGGACCTCTTGGGGCCGCCGCTGCCGGGCTTCATGGTCAGTGCGGGGCGGTTCCTGTTCGCCTGGATGGCGCTCGTGCCGGTGATCCTGATCATGCGGCCGGGCTTCGCGGGGACGAAGTGGCGGCTGCACGTCTACCGCTCGGTCTCCGGGTGGGCGACGGTGACCTGCATCTTTACCGCGGCGGCACTGATGCCGCTGGGGGATGCGACGGCGATCTCCTTCCTCAATCCGCTGATCGCCATGGTGCTGGCGATCCCGCTGCTGGGCGAGCGGGTCGGGCCGTGGCGCTGGGGAGCGGCGGCGGCGGCGGTGCTGGGGGCGCTGGTGCTGATCCGGCCGGGCATGGCGGCGTTCCAACCGGCGGCGCTGATCGCGCTGGGGGCGGCGGTGTTCGGGGCGTTCGAGGTGATCTTCGTCAAGCAGCTCGCCGGCAAGGCCGAGGGTGGCGGCGAGCCGCCGGTCCGCATCCTGTTCGTGAACAATTCCATCGGCGCGACCGTGGCGCTCTGCGTGGCGCTGACGGTCTGGCAATGGCCGACGCAGCAGCAGTGGATGGTGCTCGCCGCCATCGGCTTCACCATGGTGACCGCCCAGAGCCTGTTCATCCAGGCGATGAAACGGGCGGATGCCAGCTACGTGATCCCGTTCTTCTACGCCACGCTGGTCTTCGCGGCGCTGTACGATGCGGCAGTGTTCGGGGTGATACCCATGCCGCTGTCGATCGTGGGCGCCGCGCTGATCGTCACCGGCGCCATCGTGCTGGTCTGGCGCGAGCGGGTGAACCGGGTGGTGGAGGAAACGTAA
- a CDS encoding GNAT family N-acetyltransferase — MTAMPEIREGGLDLAEVHALLQTHLDTMALHSPAESRHALDLSGLRVAEVTFWSVWEGDALIGCGALKELSPDHGEIKSMHTAAAHRGKGVAGRIVEHAIARARARGYTRLSLETGSPDGFAAARALYARYGFTECGPFGDYREDPYSVFMTLELG; from the coding sequence ATGACGGCGATGCCCGAGATCCGCGAAGGCGGGCTGGACCTGGCCGAGGTGCACGCGCTGCTGCAGACCCATCTCGACACCATGGCCCTGCACTCGCCGGCCGAGAGCCGCCATGCGCTGGACCTGAGCGGGCTGCGGGTGGCGGAGGTGACGTTCTGGAGCGTGTGGGAAGGCGATGCCCTGATCGGCTGCGGCGCCCTAAAGGAGCTGTCGCCGGACCACGGCGAGATCAAGTCGATGCACACCGCCGCCGCCCATCGCGGCAAGGGGGTGGCCGGCCGGATCGTCGAGCATGCGATCGCCAGGGCCAGGGCACGGGGCTACACGCGGCTCAGCCTGGAGACCGGCTCCCCCGACGGCTTCGCCGCCGCCCGGGCGCTGTATGCGCGCTACGGCTTCACCGAGTGCGGGCCGTTCGGGGACTACCGGGAGGATCCCTACAGCGTGTTCATGACGCTGGAGCTGGGGTAA
- a CDS encoding thioesterase family protein, translating to MTDFHETFRSAVPPWECDIVEHFTVAYYYEKFRAAGDRALLGLGVLAKEARTTACYTRYKKELRAGDSYRIVSAPIRATGDGVSGGGLTIGHKLIDMEADAVAATTEQTFALDSPISLDGYAEWDGDPREARPAVGADAEWVPAATDVVFPKDVDAYGRLTLDAMVHRFTAAGGQLLNAIGWTPSHMRDNRVGYSTFEFQMTLGALPWVGVPLDTESTIGGIGRSSMRMVHRMIRADTGDLVAELSQFGVHLDMNARRPSSIPTEIAEAARALAGE from the coding sequence GTGACCGATTTCCACGAGACCTTCCGATCCGCCGTGCCGCCCTGGGAATGCGACATCGTCGAGCATTTCACGGTGGCCTATTACTACGAGAAGTTCCGTGCGGCCGGCGACCGGGCGCTGCTCGGCCTGGGCGTGCTGGCGAAGGAGGCGCGCACCACCGCCTGCTACACCCGCTACAAGAAGGAACTCCGGGCCGGCGACAGTTACCGCATCGTCTCCGCGCCGATCCGGGCGACCGGCGACGGTGTTTCCGGCGGCGGGCTGACCATCGGCCACAAGCTCATCGACATGGAGGCGGATGCCGTCGCCGCGACCACCGAGCAGACCTTCGCCCTGGACAGCCCGATCTCCCTCGACGGCTATGCCGAGTGGGACGGCGACCCCCGCGAGGCGCGCCCGGCCGTCGGCGCCGACGCCGAATGGGTGCCGGCGGCAACCGACGTGGTCTTTCCCAAGGACGTGGACGCCTATGGCCGGCTGACGCTGGACGCCATGGTCCACCGCTTCACCGCCGCCGGCGGGCAACTGCTGAACGCCATCGGCTGGACGCCGTCGCATATGCGCGACAACCGGGTCGGCTACTCGACCTTCGAGTTCCAGATGACGCTCGGCGCCCTGCCCTGGGTCGGCGTGCCGCTGGACACCGAATCCACCATCGGCGGCATCGGCCGGTCGTCCATGCGCATGGTGCACCGGATGATCCGGGCCGATACCGGCGACCTGGTAGCCGAGCTGTCCCAGTTCGGCGTGCATCTGGATATGAACGCCCGGCGCCCCTCCTCGATCCCGACGGAGATCGCCGAGGCCGCGCGTGCCCTGGCCGGAGAGTGA
- a CDS encoding amidohydrolase family protein, whose amino-acid sequence MTDLKIVDSHHHLWDLEANYYPWLIDRPEPHFFLGDYTALKRTYLPEDYKRDAVGFDIVKTVHCEAEWDRDNQVAETEWLTALAAEAGMPDAIVGHVWLDDPEVEAKLEGHCRSPLMRGIRSKPVTSAAIDAPRPDGARSLSDPAWRRGYAALGRFGLSYDLRVPFWHLGEAAELIEKHPEIPVVVNHTGFPWDRSPEGLAAWRAEMKRIARIPWVHLKLSELGLKDAPWSVESNRGVVLEALEIFGPERCMWASNFPPASLRVGFRDQLEGFLEILSGLTGPELEAVFHDTATRFYRL is encoded by the coding sequence ATGACCGATCTGAAGATCGTCGACTCTCATCACCATCTCTGGGACCTGGAGGCGAACTATTACCCCTGGCTCATTGACCGCCCGGAACCGCATTTCTTCCTCGGCGACTACACTGCGTTGAAACGCACCTATCTTCCAGAGGACTACAAGCGAGATGCGGTCGGTTTCGACATCGTCAAGACCGTGCACTGCGAAGCCGAGTGGGACCGGGACAACCAGGTCGCCGAAACCGAGTGGCTGACCGCGCTCGCCGCCGAGGCCGGAATGCCCGATGCCATCGTCGGTCATGTCTGGCTGGACGATCCCGAGGTCGAGGCGAAGCTGGAGGGCCATTGCCGCTCGCCGCTGATGCGCGGCATCCGCTCCAAGCCGGTGACCTCGGCCGCCATCGACGCGCCGCGGCCGGACGGCGCGCGCAGCCTGTCCGATCCGGCCTGGCGCCGCGGCTATGCCGCGCTGGGGCGGTTCGGGCTCAGCTACGATCTGCGGGTGCCGTTCTGGCATCTGGGCGAGGCGGCCGAGCTGATCGAGAAACACCCGGAGATCCCGGTGGTGGTGAACCATACCGGCTTCCCCTGGGACCGCTCGCCCGAGGGCCTCGCCGCCTGGCGGGCCGAGATGAAGCGCATCGCCCGGATCCCCTGGGTGCACCTGAAACTCTCCGAACTCGGGCTCAAGGACGCGCCCTGGAGCGTGGAGAGCAACCGGGGCGTGGTGCTGGAGGCGCTGGAGATCTTCGGGCCCGAGCGCTGCATGTGGGCCTCCAACTTCCCGCCGGCCAGCCTGCGCGTCGGCTTCCGCGACCAGTTGGAAGGCTTCCTCGAGATCCTGTCCGGCCTGACCGGGCCCGAGCTGGAAGCGGTCTTCCACGACACCGCCACCCGCTTCTATCGTCTGTGA
- a CDS encoding ATP-dependent 6-phosphofructokinase, with product MTKRIAVLTSGGDCAGLNAAIRAVVLHANTIYGWEVIGIEDGTRGVMERPMRVHPLDPSGFDGHMLRRAGTMLGSVSTGDPFAFPSPHGPVDRSEEIVTGLKDLGIDGLIGIGGDGSMQILDKIMQRADLPFIGIPKTIDNDVFGTDTTIGFDTAVTVAVEALDRLHPTAQSHNRVMILEVMGRDAGHIATHAAVAGGADVCLIPEFRYSMEGVVETIQSVGHHGRRFSLIVVAEATPKSDGTQAMRPRPGGGERYGGIGEWIGDELEKRIGADVRVTTLGHVQRGAEPNAADRVLASALGVHAVDLMAKGKTGRVAVWRNRGVGDVSIEDVVSNKRPVSADDIVVRTALGLGIYLGDVPLPAVE from the coding sequence ATGACCAAACGGATTGCGGTACTGACGAGCGGCGGCGACTGCGCCGGCCTGAACGCCGCGATCCGCGCGGTCGTACTCCACGCGAACACGATCTACGGCTGGGAGGTGATCGGGATCGAGGACGGCACCCGCGGCGTCATGGAGCGCCCGATGCGGGTCCATCCCCTGGACCCGTCCGGCTTCGACGGCCACATGCTGCGCCGCGCCGGGACCATGCTGGGCAGCGTGAGCACCGGCGACCCCTTCGCCTTTCCCTCGCCGCACGGACCGGTGGACCGGTCGGAGGAGATCGTCACCGGCCTGAAGGACCTCGGCATCGACGGCCTGATCGGCATCGGCGGCGACGGCAGCATGCAGATCCTGGACAAGATCATGCAGCGCGCCGACCTGCCCTTCATCGGCATTCCCAAGACCATCGACAACGACGTCTTCGGCACCGACACCACCATCGGCTTCGACACGGCGGTGACGGTGGCGGTGGAGGCGCTGGACCGGCTGCACCCCACGGCGCAGAGCCATAATCGTGTGATGATCCTGGAGGTCATGGGCCGCGATGCCGGCCATATCGCCACCCATGCCGCCGTCGCCGGCGGCGCCGATGTCTGTCTGATCCCGGAGTTCCGCTATTCCATGGAAGGGGTGGTCGAGACGATCCAGAGCGTGGGTCATCACGGCCGCCGGTTCTCGTTGATCGTGGTGGCCGAGGCGACGCCGAAATCCGACGGGACCCAGGCCATGCGCCCGCGCCCCGGCGGCGGCGAGCGCTATGGCGGCATCGGCGAGTGGATCGGCGACGAACTGGAGAAGCGGATCGGCGCCGACGTGCGCGTCACCACGCTCGGCCATGTCCAGCGCGGCGCCGAGCCGAACGCGGCCGACCGGGTGCTGGCCAGCGCCCTCGGCGTCCATGCGGTCGACCTGATGGCCAAGGGCAAGACGGGTCGGGTAGCGGTCTGGCGCAACCGGGGCGTGGGCGACGTGTCCATCGAGGACGTGGTGTCCAACAAGCGCCCG